A genomic region of Zygotorulaspora mrakii chromosome 7, complete sequence contains the following coding sequences:
- the TRM1 gene encoding tRNA (guanine26-N2)-dimethyltransferase (similar to Saccharomyces cerevisiae TRM1 (YDR120C); ancestral locus Anc_8.274), giving the protein MIRAALSKIKARLVKAPASSINPEDYNIVKEGTAEILFPKKESVFYNPIQQFNRDLSVCCIKAWDNLYGQDFRAKKRRKNRKGSLSKVEEEQESDNSRKRRKLEDNKVEESKAQPPVTPYIKILEALSATGLRAIRYAQEIPNVKEIIANDLIPDAVDSIQRNVEFNHVQDLVKPNLDDANVLMYRNKANNTKYHVIDLDPYGTVTPFVDSALQTIEEDGLMLVTCTDLSVLAGNGYPEKCFALYGGVNMVSHESTHESALRLVLNLLSQSAAKYKKTIEPLLSLSIDFYVRVFIKVKTSPIEVKNLQSKTMITYHCSQCGSYHSQPLGRASERLTRKGKPYTKYSVAQGPPVDGKCQFCGGTYHLAGPMFGGPLHNKEFIDEVLRINREEHNDSVYGTRKRIEGMLTLAKNELPDASFYFSPNHLSSILKLQVPPLKKIVAGLGSLGYNCSLTHAQPSSLKTDAPWSAVWYVMKQSDDNVKDKDVESMSATSVGYKILANQSNWISDEDKKNFEKLSFSPNEQSGHIERLRRLKIVRYQENPTKNWGPKARPSNN; this is encoded by the coding sequence atgattAGGGCGGCCTTATCGAAAATAAAAGCAAGATTGGTGAAAGCCCCAGCCTCGAGTATCAATCCAGAGGATTACAACATCGTTAAAGAAGGCACAGCTGAAATTCTGTTcccaaaaaaagaatctgtGTTTTACAATCCAATCCAACAGTTCAATAGGGATCTCAGTGTTTGCTGTATCAAGGCATGGGACAATTTGTATGGTCAAGATTTTAGAGCCaagaagaggagaaagaaTAGGAAGGGCAGCTTGTCAAAAGTCGAAGAGGAACAGGAGTCAGATAACTCACGGAAACGCAGAAAACTGGAAGATAATAAGGTCGAGGAATCGAAAGCCCAACCACCCGTCACACCTTATATCAAGATATTGGAAGCGCTATCAGCTACCGGTTTGCGCGCTATCAGATACGCTCAAGAAATACCAAACGTTAAAGAGATCATTGCAAATGATTTGATTCCAGATGCTGTTGATTCGATCCAGCGTAACGTAGAGTTTAACCATGTTCAGGATCTGGTAAAGCCAAACTTGGATGATGCGAACGTTCTCATGTATCGAAACAAGGCAAATAATACCAAATACCATGTGATTGATCTTGATCCGTACGGAACCGTTACACCATTTGTCGACTCTGCATTGCAAACAATTGAGGAAGATGGGCTCATGCTTGTCACTTGTACTGATCTATCAGTGCTGGCTGGTAATGGGTATCCAGAAAAATGCTTTGCGCTCTACGGCGGTGTCAACATGGTGTCGCACGAATCAACGCATGAGAGTGCTTTGAGATTGGTATTGAACTTATTGAGCCAAAGTGCTGCAAAATATAAGAAAACGATTGAACCTTTATTGAGTTTAAGTATTGATTTTTACGTTCGTGTCTTTATCAAAGTGAAAACGAGCCCCATTGAGGTCAAGAATTTACAGTCAAAAACGATGATAACGTATCATTGCTCTCAATGTGGCTCATATCATTCACAACCATTAGGTCGTGCAAGTGAACGTCTCACAAGGAAGGGCAAACCGTATACGAAGTACTCTGTCGCGCAGGGTCCTCCAGTCGATGGCAAGTGTCAATTCTGTGGTGGTACATATCACCTCGCAGGCCCTATGTTCGGTGGTCCACTACACAATAAAGAGTTCATCGATGAGGTGCTGCGCATAAACCGTGAAGAACATAACGATTCTGTATATGGCACCAGAAAGAGAATTGAAGGAATGTTAACATTGGCCAAAAATGAACTCCCTGATGCATCTTTCTATTTCAGTCCAAACCACCTATCGTCCATTTTGAAACTGCAAGTACCgccattgaaaaaaatcgtGGCCGGACTGGGCTCTCTTGGCTATAACTGCTCACTCACGCATGCGCAGCCATCTTCACTTAAGACCGACGCACCATGGTCGGCTGTATGGTACGTCATGAAACAATCTGACGATAATGTGAAAGACAAAGACGTGGAATCGATGAGCGCAACGTCTGTTGGATACAAGATACTGGCTAACCAGTCTAACTGGATCAGCGATGAAGACAAGAAGAATTTCGAAAAGCTGTCCTTTAGCCCCAATGAACAAAGTGGACACATTGAAAGGTTGAGAAGATTGAAGATTGTAAGATACCAAGAAAACCCGACAAAGAACTGGGGGCCCAAGGCGCGCCCTTCCAACAACTAG
- the COX26 gene encoding Cox26p (similar to Saccharomyces cerevisiae YDR119W-A; ancestral locus Anc_8.273) translates to MYLFLCLSLFLILFLLLFINTLLFFVGLPIISYQHLDQSSITKMFYSRVLRFSASTVARAAKPQGQAHIGESWAITEAKRLVPAVAGWSAFIAVCLGWPLACSRMSVHYKESQLQH, encoded by the coding sequence ATGTACCTTTTCTTGTGTCTCTCGTTGttcttgattttgttcTTGTTATTGTTCATAAACACGTTGTTATTTTTCGTTGGTTTGCCTATAATCAGCTATCAACATCTAGACCAGTCATCAATCACAAAAATGTTTTACTCAAGAGTTTTGAGGTTCAGCGCTAGCACTGTTGCTCGTGCAGCAAAGCCACAAGGTCAAGCTCACATCGGTGAGTCGTGGGCTATTACAGAAGCAAAGAGATTAGTGCCCGCTGTTGCAGGGTGGTCTGCATTTATTGCTGTCTGTCTGGGATGGCCATTAGCGTGCAGCCGTATGTCGGTTCACTACAAGGAGAGCCAGTTGCAGCATTAG
- the VBA4 gene encoding Vba4p (similar to Saccharomyces cerevisiae YDR119W; ancestral locus Anc_8.272) translates to MGKKDRQRKKLRQFIRKKKEQERLTKIRELDISHQDIETTDKVNDESNGEISREDIGTVNQESSKNSVDSALQNIVANTSQTSGSAHTQINVEDGCEAAVNESNYIKPIRKELLQDPESDLPGFVAGLIEEQEVEYLEAHRSSQNYGTINRKSTDQVQVQGVSQTKPFDEDTTSSQELQISGARINAIMLSMYLGIFLAAIDNTIISTISAHIASEFNELPKISLVATAYLLSSATFQPLYGKVSDIFGRKPLLIFTNVAFLCGCLICSLSNSLWWLVFGRFIAGIGGGGVTSMSSITITDIVPLRERALYQGICNFFFGLGTACGGIVGGWFSDSFGGWRMAFLVQVPLSAISVILIISFLQLPPKAEDIDSNDEGCSGIRSKLLAIDWLGATAMVMFLSLFLVTASLGGKEIPFESKMFPTMCFASVLSFAIFVYVELKVAIDPILPLSFLKDRNVLGSSLSNCFGMMSMMTTSYYLPIYFSGVLNMKPIDIGKRLAPNFFSVSFGSLGAGYYMKKTGKYYWFVVLFCVIAVLGQLQIYLIRPTIATWRQFILTMVPGFGASVMITVSLLAMIAAVPQQHQASTTSISYAFRSVGCTLGVAIGGAIFRESLNDYLNKQVMEFLSDKYPKEKLLRIIHSASSSSEWVHTSSPKNLRPTLINCYHLACKNTFLFCLLCAVATLMSISIIREKKLHATIDRSESTAEESTHLV, encoded by the coding sequence ATGGGTAAAAAGGATAGGCAGCGCAAAAAGCTGCGTCAGTTTATCcggaagaagaaagagcaaGAGCGACTCACTAAGATTCGAGAACTGGACATCTCACACCAAGATATTGAGACTACAGATAAAGTGAATGATGAATCAAATGGGGAAATTTCACGTGAAGATATTGGTACCGTAAACCAAGAGAGCTCAAAAAACTCCGTTGATAGCGCTCTTCAGAATATAGTAGCAAATACTTCTCAAACTTCAGGCAGCGCACATACGCAGATCAACGTAGAGGACGGATGTGAAGCTGCTGTGAATGAAAGCAACTATATCAAACCAAtaagaaaagaacttttGCAAGATCCAGAATCTGACTTGCCCGGTTTTGTTGCTGGTCTGATAGAAGAGCAAGAGGTGGAATATCTCGAGGCACACAGGTCCTCACAAAATTATGGTACAATCAATAGGAAGAGCACGGACCAAGTACAAGTGCAAGGAGTTTCACAGACAAAACCATTCGATGAGGATACAACTTCAAGCCAGGAATTGCAAATCTCCGGCGCGAGAATAAATGCTATTATGCTTTCTATGTACCTGGGAATATTCCTTGCTGCTATTGATAATACTATAATTTCTACAATTTCGGCGCATATTGCATCTGAATTCAATGAGCTACCCAAGATTTCGTTGGTTGCAACAGCTTATCTACTTTCAAGTGCGACTTTCCAACCACTATACGGTAAAGTTTCAGATATCTTCGGCCGAAAACCACTATTAATTTTTACCAACGTTGCATTTCTCTGCGGTTGTCTAATTTGCAGCTTAAGCAACTCATTATGGTGGTTGGTTTTTGGTAGATTTATAGCAGGAATCGGAGGCGGAGGTGTGACTTCCATGAGCTCCATTACCATCACCGACATTGTCCCTTTGAGAGAAAGAGCTTTATATCAAGGTATAtgtaattttttcttcggaCTTGGTACTGCATGTGGTGGTATAGTTGGGGGTTGGTTTAGCGACAGCTTTGGTGGTTGGAGAATGGCATTTTTAGTTCAGGTACCACTATCGGCAATTAGTGTAATCCTAATAATATCTTTTCTGCAACTACCACCTAAAGCTGAAGATATAGATTCCAACGATGAAGGCTGCTCCGGTATTAGGTCCAAATTATTAGCCATCGATTGGCTGGGTGCAACTGCCATGGTTATgtttttatcattatttttggtGACGGCTTCCTTAggaggaaaagaaataccATTTGAGTCGAAGATGTTCCCTACAATGTGCTTTGCATCCGTTTTAAGTTTTGCAATATTTGTTTACGTCGAACTAAAAGTTGCCATAGATCCAATCTTACCATTATCGTTTCTAAAAGACAGAAATGTGCTGGGATCGAGTTTAAGCAATTGCTTTGGAATGATGTCCATGATGACAACAAGTTACTACTTACCAATCTACTTCTCTGGGGTATTGAATATGAAACCAATTGATATCGGTAAAAGGTTAGCGCCAAACTTCTTCAGCGTATCATTTGGCTCTCTGGGAGCCGGCTACTACATGAAGAAAACTGGGAAATACTATTGGTTTGTGGTCTTGTTCTGCGTAATTGCCGTACTGGGACAGCTGCAAATCTACTTGATACGACCCACTATAGCCACTTGGAGACAGTTTATACTGACAATGGTGCCGGGGTTTGGCGCATCTGTTATGATAACCGTGTCGCTTTTGGCAATGATTGCCGCGGTGCCACAGCAACACCAGGCCTCCACCACATCCATCTCCTACGCTTTCAGATCGGTTGGCTGTACACTGGGTGTCGCCATCGGTGGTGCCATCTTCCGTGAATCGCTAAACGACTATCTAAACAAGCAAGTTATGGAGTTTTTGTCAGACAAATATCCAAAGGAAAAACTGCTGAGGATCATTCACAGCGCCTCAAGCTCGTCGGAGTGGGTACATACTTCGTCTCCCAAGAATCTACGTCCAACTCTGATCAACTGCTACCACCTAGCATGCAAGAACACTTTCTTGTTCTGTCTCCTATGCGCTGTAGCAACTCTGATGAGCATTTCAATTATCAGAGAGAAGAAACTTCACGCGACGATTGACAGAAGCGAGTCAACCGCGGAAGAGTCAACCCACCTTGTTTAG
- the SUL2 gene encoding sulfate permease (similar to Saccharomyces cerevisiae SUL2 (YLR092W); ancestral locus Anc_8.271), which produces MRPDHQAKKDDFELSDTSKISQNGYSESTQDLDELELEYDLYKAQENNDLEGDKMNDRTNENTYEYGGGKGFKKSNLGFMGPEEPLFSADGIPSYNENTVNLREYYNHSIKEHLTLKAAGKYVSSIFPIAHWLPFYNLKWGYADLVAGITVGCVLVPQSMSYAQIATLPPQYGLYSSFIGAFMYCLFATSKDVCIGPVAVMSLQTAKTISNVLEKYPNDTTITGPIIATALSLLCGIVALGVGLLRLGFLVELISLNAVAGFMTGSAFNIIWGQIPALMGYGRRVNTRAATYKVAIETLKHLPDTKLDAVFGLVPLVILYFWKWWCSDYGIKLADKHFANDPKKKKILKAFYFYAQAMRNAIIIVVFTAISWSITRGKSRAEQPIRVLGTVPSGLKDVGVMKIPKGLLSNIVSELPASVIVLVLEHIAIAKSFARINDYNVIPDQELIAIGASNLVGTFFNAYPATGSFSRSALKAKCNVRTPFSGVFTGGCVLLALYCLTDAFYFIPSATLSAIIIHAVSDLLASYKTTYAFWKMNPLDFIAFIVTIFITVFSSIENGIYFAICWSCAMLLLKNAFPAGRFLGRVEVTEVINGSVQEDMSTKTEYSRNESAPTEVGHSSTKKIKENVIVSCDSESNHRYHTKWVALDHGYTRELNSDVKIIPAPPGVLVYRMTDSFTYLNCARHYDIIFKKIQETTRRGQLMHLKKKSDRPWNDPGEFETPKSIKRLLNSISRKKEGESADEESQLPEGIDSDDTIRDDRPVLKILCLDFSQVVQVDSTSIQCLVDLRKTVNRYADRQVEFHFSGIISSWVKRSLLSMKFGTLNEEFSDESIIAGHSSFHLARVPRSTLDSQTSHSSDQSLQHDQEYDVYAASGTNFPFFHVEIPDFSKWDV; this is translated from the coding sequence ATGAGGCCGGATCATCAGGctaaaaaagatgattttGAGCTGTCTGATACATCTAAAATCTCACAGAACGGCTATTCCGAGTCCACACAGGATTTGGATGAATTGGAATTAGAATATGATCTTTATAAGGCTcaagaaaataatgatttgGAAGGTGACAAAATGAACGATAGAACAAATGAAAACACATACGAATACGGCGGTGGAAAGggcttcaaaaaatccaaCCTTGGGTTCATGGGACCCGAAGAgcctcttttttcagctgATGGAATTCCAAGTTATAACGAAAATACAGTGAATTTAAGAGAGTACTACAATCACTCTATAAAAGAACACTTAACACTAAAGGCCGCCGGTAAATATGTTTCATCTATTTTCCCAATAGCGCATTGGCTTCCATTTTACAATTTAAAGTGGGGCTATGCTGATTTAGTCGCTGGTATAACAGTCGGCTGCGTTTTAGTTCCTCAATCTATGTCATATGCACAAATTGCCACCTTACCGCCACAATATGGGCTTTACTCTTCATTTATTGGTGCGTTCATGTATTGCTTATTCGCcacttcaaaagatgtcTGTATCGGGCCAGTCGCAGTCATGTCTTTACAGACTGCAAAGACAATCAGCAATGTCCTCGAAAAATATCCTAATGATACTACCATTACTGGTCCCATAATTGCCACAGCTCTATCTTTGTTATGTGGTATAGTCGCTCTCGGTGTGGGTCTACTAAGACTAGGTTTCCTGGTGGAACTTATATCTCTAAATGCAGTTGCTGGTTTTATGACTGGTTCAGCATTTAATATCATTTGGGGACAAATTCCGGCTCTAATGGGATATGGTAGAAGAGTTAATACAAGGGCCGCTACATACAAAGTTGCAATCGAGACTCTTAAACATTTACCTGATACAAAACTTGACGCAGTATTCGGCCTGGTGCCTCTTGTTATTTTGTACTTCTGGAAATGGTGGTGCAGCGATTACGGAATCAAGTTAGCTGATAAACATTTTGCCAATGATCctaagaagaagaaaattttgaaagcGTTTTATTTTTACGCCCAGGCCATGAGAAATGCAATTATTATCGTCGTATTCACTGCGATTTCTTGGAGTATCACGAGGGGCAAATCAAGAGCAGAACAACCAATAAGAGTGTTGGGAACTGTCCCATCAGGGTTGAAAGATGTTGGTGTTATGAAAATTCCTAAAGGATTACTATCTAATATCGTGTCGGAACTTCCAGCTTCCGTGATTGTTTTAGTTTTGGAACATATTGCGATTGCCAAATCTTTTGCTAGAATTAACGATTACAATGTGATTCCTgatcaagaattgattgCCATCGGTGCATCAAATCTAGTTGgtacttttttcaatgcgTATCCTGCTACAGGATCATTTTCGAGATCTGCTTTGAAGGCTAAATGTAATGTCAGGACACCATTCTCGGGAGTTTTTACTGGTGGCTGTGTCCTCTTGGCCCTTTATTGTTTGACCGATGCGTTCTACTTCATTCCTTCGGCAACGCTGTCAGCTATTATCATACATGCTGTATCAGATTTACTTGCTTCATATAAGACAACATATGCGTTCTGGAAAATGAATCCATTGGACTTTATTGCCTTCATTGTCACGATTTTCATCACGGTTTTCTCTAGTATTGAGAACGGTATTTATTTTGCCATATGCTGGTCATGTGCAATGCTTTTACTAAAAAATGCCTTTCCCGCTGGTAGATTTTTGGGTCGTGTTGAGGTTACTGAAGTGATTAATGGATCTGTCCAGGAAGATATGTCCACAAAAACCGAATACAGCAGAAACGAAAGTGCACCAACTGAGGTGGGTCATTCTtcaaccaaaaaaataaaagaaaatgtgATTGTCAGCTGTGATTCGGAGTCGAACCACAGGTATCACACAAAGTGGGTGGCTTTAGATCATGGTTACACAAGGGAATTGAATTCGGATGTCAAAATAATACCTGCTCCACCAGGTGTTCTTGTTTATCGTATGACCGATAGTTTCACATACTTGAACTGTGCTAGACACTATGATataattttcaagaaaatacaGGAAACGACAAGACGTGGTCAACTGATGCAtttaaagaagaaatcagaCCGTCCATGGAATGATCCGGGTGAATTTGAAACACCGAAATCCATAAAGAGATTGCTGAACTCCATTAGTCGTAAAAAAGAAGGTGAATCGGCGGATGAGGAGTCTCAACTACCAGAAGGGATTGATAGTGATGATACCATCAGGGATGATAGACCTGTTCTTAAAATTTTGTGTTTGGACTTTTCACAGGTAGTCCAAGTCGATTCAACATCCATACAATGTTTGGTTGATTTGAGAAAGACCGTCAATAGATATGCTGATAGACAAGTTgaatttcacttttctgGAATAATATCTTCTTGGGTTAAGAGAAGCTTACTCAGCATGAAGTTTGGCACTTTGAATGAAGAATTCAGTGATGAGTCAATTATCGCCGGTCATTCGAGTTTTCATTTAGCCAGAGTACCAAGGTCTACATTGGATTCTCAAACCAGCCATAGTAGCGATCAATCATTACAGCATGACCAAGAATATGATGTGTATGCCGCATCTGGAAccaattttccatttttccaCGTGGAAATCCCAGATTTCTCTAAATGGGACGTCTAA
- the APC4 gene encoding anaphase promoting complex subunit 4 (similar to Saccharomyces cerevisiae APC4 (YDR118W); ancestral locus Anc_8.270): protein MATNSQTYFSYNPHYALCTKETNKGFVITRLADEAKLATIIVRDLKQIASYQWDYLKGKFLIVFFKDGTARIYNCFAGGKLVSLLRFTSKRVISGIWDRVCLPKRASGAFDHDITKLMPLLIKFGRDSRQTYILPYEPPNNVWRRQSLNEEQEPVIFDTHIVYQEEDGTFIIMFQGECPIAVPRVLPNDDHWFSSSPVPKILTIEHGLYCIFHKDGAAESLDLRPLLESELTISLIDNIITMRQLSKYLRDHLDIINKDLVIPYVEFLTKVCDHDYDIENLNQQLSSLLLIGEVPIELEDWFINAFGEKNLKKWKKLALEAYQKTAQVLTLTFIPACERLLILAERIGGLSKSLQLLETQMIGELSELSTLTTTLQSFLETTLRTIKDVSYQEMLFTVFQEWFSDRVMESINEDYKPKMKLDDQPDIAHKLLKFFESRLKKEDQQEAVNDLAKVNSFDTLLRQVNENLESVLDQNIKPKVLHKIKRGYHYSVFKTTNADNEFLPLDTELLDVTTSPSLPVIVFIASNKSHAPQHTTYSLGSLEKTVPSKTASKQVYLEIPTKINSQINQARVWETFRKEEDIVSREHKNKNVTRTLSVELGFEYCADTNSRDSCDAERDKFKMHYRCIIESSGQLKISHETPQQTENTRLK, encoded by the coding sequence ATGGCGACAAATTCGCAGACTTATTTCAGCTACAACCCACATTATGCTCTGTGTACTAAGGAGACCAACAAAGGATTTGTAATAACTCGTCTCGCAGATGAAGCAAAATTAGCAACTATTATAGTCAGAGATCTGAAGCAAATAGCTTCATATCAATGGGATTATTTGAAAGGAAAGTTCCTCAtcgtatttttcaaagatggCACTGCAAGGATCTACAATTGCTTCGCAGGAGGCAAACTAGTGTCACTGCTTAGATTTACGAGTAAGAGAGTTATCTCTGGCATTTGGGACCGTGTCTGTTTACCAAAACGTGCAAGCGGAGCGTTTGATCACGATATCACTAAGCTCATGCCATTATTGATAAAGTTTGGTAGAGATTCAAGACAGACCTACATTTTGCCCTACGAGCCGCCGAACAACGTATGGCGGCGCCAATCTTTGAACGAGGAACAAGAACCAGTGATATTCGATACTCACATTGTATACCAGGAAGAAGATGGGACCTTTATTATAATGTTCCAAGGCGAATGTCCAATCGCTGTACCGAGAGTACTTCCGAATGATGACCATTGGTTTTCGTCGTCGCCAGTACCGAAGATATTAACGATTGAGCATGGTCTTTATTGTATTTTCCATAAAGATGGTGCTGCAGAATCACTTGACCTGCGTCCCCTGCTGGAGTCCGAACTGACCATTTCCTTGATTGATAACATTATTACAATGAGACAACTCTCCAAATATTTGCGGGATCACTTGGATATCATCAATAAAGATTTAGTGATACCATATGTTGAATTTTTAACAAAAGTATGTGACCACGATTATGATATAGAGAATTTGAATCAGCAATTAAGCTCTTTGTTGCTAATTGGAGAAGTACCCATTGAATTAGAGGATTGGTTTATTAACGCCTTCGGAGAGAAAAACctcaaaaaatggaaaaaactCGCTTTAGAAGCTTATCAGAAGACTGCACAAGTGCTTACTTTAACATTTATTCCAGCTTGTGAAAGGTTGCTGATTCTAGCAGAAAGAATTGGCGGACTCTCAAAATCCTTGCAACTGCTGGAAACGCAAATGATTGGTGAACTATCCGAACTCTCTACCTTAACCACCACTCTCCAGTCATTCCTTGAGACAACCCTACGAACTATCAAAGATGTAAGCTATCAAGAAATGCTCTTTACAGTCTTTCAGGAATGGTTCAGTGACAGAGTAATGGAATCGATAAACGAGGATTATAAACCTAAAATGAAATTAGATGATCAGCCTGATATCGCACACaagctcttgaaattttttgaatccaggctgaaaaaagaggatCAACAGGAAGCTGTTAATGACCTCGCTAAGGTGAATTCATTCGACACTCTCTTACGACAAgtaaatgaaaatttaGAATCGGTGTTGGATCAGAATATCAAACCCAAAGTCCTCCACAAGATAAAAAGAGGCTACCACTATTCGGTATTCAAGACCACCAATGCAGACAACGAGTTTTTACCACTCGATACCGAGCTTTTGGATGTCACGACGTCGCCTTCCCTCCCAGTGATCGTATTCATTGCCTCAAATAAGTCTCATGCCCCTCAACACACAACATATAGTTTAGGGTCTTTGGAAAAAACTGTACCCAGTAAGACGGCTTCCAAACAGGTCTACCTTGAGATaccaacaaaaataaactCCCAAATAAATCAAGCTCGAGTCTGGGAAACATTCCGCAAGGAGGAGGACATCGTGAGCAGGGAGCATAAAAACAAGAATGTTACTAGAACCCTCAGTGTTGAGCTTGGCTTCGAGTATTGCGCCGACACTAACAGCCGCGACAGTTGCGACGCTGAAAGAGATAAATTTAAGATGCATTACAGGTGCATTATAGAGTCCAGCGGCCAGCTGAAAATATCGCATGAAACGCCCCAGCAAACTGAGAATACGCGACTCAAATAG
- the TMA64 gene encoding Tma64p (similar to Saccharomyces cerevisiae TMA64 (YDR117C); ancestral locus Anc_8.269) encodes MFRKEPLIKPSSNLKGSERKKLLQTCRVQTGVQDYMFPSNTIKQAKYTAQYSAGIVYLAEDNVPIWFKEKHSELLIPTVYTSWMNPRLLPVVLTHDAVIEERIFNGANLMLAGTVPPFDPRCVKQSLCGIVSREAPEKVTAIGEVRLDLPSYESVIGKTGVAVEIFHFLTDGLSQALNVKIDPDGFVKDETEGCSHELPEKKETRSVEDSKTSSGISLDNIAEVLDELRVEDVDNFFKRSLYYTLTNDEKLELPISASNFISNHILKNLPTVDQNHVNMRRTSWKKTAKFLKHFEKENFLKLKGKGDDLTIVGVNKAKEDLKGFTPYRVGKNHSTSSRTTDKNSGVSCMLYSETFYKPKNLAKSFISEVNISPKELYDAKELQNAVNEYIVAKNLVDQKNKRMVLLDDLLFDMIKSKKTQKNDPRIVSRAEIMAPLLENNFQTFFQLFRSENEPLFKRPVKGPLTQIRITTEMKMGRKVVTKVSNFDFFQIDPEDLAGDLKRICSGSTTIGETATSPKTAEVQVQGAHVKVITEYLNKRGIPSKWIDVNDKVKKNKSKKH; translated from the coding sequence ATGTTTCGAAAAGAGCCATTGATCAAACCGTCCAGTAATCTGAAGGGCtcagaaagaaagaagctGTTGCAGACATGTAGGGTCCAAACTGGTGTTCAGGATTATATGTTTCCAAGTAATACCATAAAGCAAGCTAAATATACAGCTCAGTATAGTGCCGGTATAGTATACCTTGCTGAGGATAATGTACCGATCTGGTTCAAGGAAAAGCACAGTGAACTGTTGATTCCCACGGTATACACATCTTGGATGAATCCGCGATTGCTTCCGGTTGTTCTTACACATGATGCCGtaattgaagaaagaatattCAATGGTGCAAATCTTATGCTTGCCGGTACGGTTCCTCCATTTGACCCACGCTGTGTAAAGCAGTCGCTATGTGGTATTGTCAGTAGAGAGGCGCCCGAGAAGGTAACGGCGATAGGTGAGGTTAGATTAGACCTACCGTCATATGAAAGCGTGATAGGCAAGACCGGagttgctgttgaaattttccaCTTCCTGACAGACGGGCTCTCGCAAGCATTGAACGTCAAGATAGATCCGGATGGCTTTGTCAAAGACGAAACTGAAGGCTGCAGTCACGAACTgccagaaaaaaaggaaactCGATCAGTTGAGGACAGTAAGACATCTTCCGGTATTTCATTAGATAATATTGCTGAAGTGCTGGATGAACTGAGAGTGGAAGATGtcgataatttttttaaaagatcTCTTTATTACACTCTAACAAATGACGAAAAATTAGAACTGCCAATCAGTGCTTccaatttcatttcaaatcatATTTTAAAGAATTTACCAACAGTTGATCAAAATCATGTAAATATGAGGAGGACTTCATGGAAAAAGACAGCTAAATTTTTAAAGCATTTCGAGAAAgagaactttttgaaattgaagggTAAGGGAGATGATCTTACAATTGTTGGTGTCAACAAGGCAAAGGAGGATTTGAAGGGATTTACACCATACAGAGTTGGTAAAAATCATTCTACCAGCTCAAGAACAACCGATAAGAATTCTGGTGTCTCCTGTATGCTGTACTCAGAAACATTTTATAAACCTAAGAACCTAGCAAAGAGTTTCATCTCAGAAGTCAACATCTCCCCAAAAGAACTATATGACGCAAAGGAGCTGCAAAATGCTGTTAATGAATATATTGTTGCAAAAAATCTTGTTGACcaaaagaacaaaagaaTGGTACTCTTGGATGATTTGTTGTTCGATATGATCAAGTCAAAAAAAACCCAAAAGAACGATCCCCGTATCGTTTCAAGAGCCGAGATCATGGCACCACTTCTCGAGAACAATTTCCAGacttttttccaattgtttAGGTCCGAAAATGAGCCGTTGTTCAAGAGGCCAGTCAAGGGACCTTTAACACAAATTCGTATTACGACGGAGATGAAGATGGGTAGAAAGGTTGTCACGAAAGTATccaattttgatttctttcaaattgatcCTGAAGACCTTGCCGGAGACCTCAAAAGAATCTGCAGTGGTTCTACAACCATCGGTGAAACGGCCACTTCTCCGAAAACAGCTGAAGTACAAGTTCAAGGCGCACATGTCAAAGTCATCACAGAGTATTTAAACAAGAGGGGCATTCCTTCCAAATGGATAGACGTTAATGacaaagtcaaaaaaaacaagagcAAAAAGCATTAA